A single window of Aspergillus flavus chromosome 4, complete sequence DNA harbors:
- a CDS encoding putative mercuric reductase, which produces MLAKLLLISKLFGPIFGQIYAILGEAVSTRLHRLTYRAVEHPRNVVVIGASFAGYHAAKCLASSLPTGYRAVVIEKNTHFQLTWVLPRFSVVNGHEHKAFIPYGPYLDHVPKGSYQWVRDSVERIVPGENGHTGKVELASGKDIEFDYLVLATGASGALPSRVPAGSKQEGIDQLLAEQEKLRAATNVVIVGGGAAGIELVADAKSRYPEKSVTLVHSRKTLLGRFGPRLGEKALQALEELGVRTIMGERVLSDNAEGRNVTLSSGETLACDYLVKCVGQSPNSKLIQALSPESISETGHVKVRPTLQLSDTSFKNIYAAGDIVDMDNIKNGRAAVEQAQAVAQNIVRSIKSQNQLEYRPQWWEGMTKLHVGLGKALVWMGDGSAEIIMSMKCRAEELDSAKVWKFFGVKPYMDEGYELKRD; this is translated from the exons ATGTTAGCCAAACTGCTACTCATCTCTAAGCTCTTTGGACCAATCTTTGGTCAAATATACGCCATACTTGGAGAGGCGGTTTCCACCCGCTTACACCGACTCACCTACCGCGCTGTCGAGCATCCGCGCAATGTTGTCGTTATTGGTGCTTCTTTCGCTGGATACCACGCGGCTAAATGCCTTGCTAGTTCGCTTCCAACTGGATACCGGGCTGTGGTTATCGAGAAGAATACCCATTTTCAGTTGACTTGGGTTTTGCCGCGGTTTAGCGTGGTGAATGGCCACGAACATAAGGCTTTCATTCCTTATGGCCCTTACCTTGATCATGTTCCCAAAGGTTCTTATCAATGGGTTCGTGATAGTGTTGAGCGAATTGTACCCGGTGAGAATGGACATACGGGGAAGGTAGAGCTCGCCTCTGGTAAGGATATTGAATTCGACTACTTGGTGCTTGCGACTGGGGCATCTGGAGCACTTCCATCGCGAGTACCAGCCGGGAGCAAACAGGAAGGCATAGACCAGCTACTCGCTGAGCAGGAAAAGCTCCGAGCTGCGACGAATGTGGTcattgttggtggtggagctGCGGGAATTGAGCTCGTGGCAGATGCTAAATCGCGATATCCTGAAAAAAGTGTCACGTTAGTCCATTCCCGGAAGACACTGCTGGGTCGGTTTGGTCCTAGGCTGGGAGAAAAGGCATTGCAAGCACTTGAAGAGCTAGGAGTGAGGACTATAATGGGCGAAAGGGTACTTAGCGACAATGCAGAGGGCAGGAATGTCACGTTGAGCTCAGGTGAAACTCTCGCGTGCGATTACTTG GTGAAATGTGTTGGCCAAAGTCCCAACTCGAAGTTAATACAGGCGCTGTCACCCGAATCGATCTCTGAGACAGGCCATGTTAAAGTTCGCCCCACCCTTCAGTTATCGGACACATCGTTCAAGAATATTTATGCTGCCGGGGATATCGTAGATATGGACAATATCAAGAATGGGAGAGCAGCAGTGGAACAGGCTCAGGCTGTCGCACAGAATATCGTGCGATCCATCAAGTCGCAGAATCAGCTCGAGTACCGTCCGCAGTGGTGGGAGGGAATGACGAAGCTACACGTAGGACTA GGTAAAGCCTTGGTTTGGATGGGCGATGGCTCGGCCGAAATAATCATGTCCATGAAGTGCCGAGCGGAGGAGTTGGACAGCGCAAAGGTGTGGAAGTTCTTCGGAGTGAAGCCATACATGGATGAGGGATATGAACTGAAAAGGGATTAG
- a CDS encoding cipC-like antibiotic response protein, giving the protein MAWGWDESDEAHQKVYGQEKHEGKLSHELIAGAASFEAMKAWEDRQRKEGKSVKHSFAKEAISGIVGSQIDRLVETKGLDAIDAHKAKKHAEENAHQMYDEHYGRHGEEYDPSRYARHERFEGRW; this is encoded by the exons ATGGCTTGGGGCTGGG ACGAATCTGACGAGGCTCACCAGAAGGTGTATGGACAGGAGAAGCACGAGGGCAAGCTCTCTCACGAGCTCATTGCCGGTGCTGCTTCTTTCGAGGCCATGAAGGCCTGGGAGGACCGCCAGCGCAAGGAGG GCAAGTCTGTCAAGCACAGCTTCGCTAAGGAGGCTATTTCCGGTATCGTCGGCTCCCAGATCGATCGTCTCGTCGAGACCAAGGGATTAGATGCTATAGATGCGcacaaggccaagaagcacGCCGAGGAGAACGCTCACCAGATGTACGATGAGCACTACGGGCGCCACGGGGAGGAGTACGACCCCAGCCGCTACGCCCGCCACGAGCGATTCGAAGGGCGCTGGTAA
- a CDS encoding putative aspartyl protease, whose amino-acid sequence MFKRGLFSSLASLFLRTVTAVALPATDSGTFQVLQQPNLNFTKNAAAIHFSDLAKYNVTLNSTYAVTAITAAKQSGGTPAIPLIWESEYVCPVVIGGQTVYLDFDTGSSDLWVLSTLTNVEGIGHKIYDPKFSPSSKLLPGATWDITYADGSGSGGIVFEDHVVIGSSVAIDQAVEVALFVSPQFAINPFNSGLLGLAFSTINTVSPVHQLTYFENILPTLKEPLFTADLQHGRPGTYNFGFIDPAAFKGPIAWTPVTKPQGYYAYWQLDVTGFQVGPEPYHEHIISGIADTGTSLLYLPPLVVLEYYSKVAGAFFDSSNAAWVFPCTSPLPDFTFGVGAYRGVVPGSYILFQPLGDDLCYGGIQVNTGLPFSIFGDILLKAQFVVFDHAGPRLGFANKL is encoded by the exons ATGTTCAAAAGAGGCCTGTTTTCTAGTCTTgcttctctcttcctgcgCACTGTCACGGCAGTGGCTTTGCCAGCGACAGATTCTGGAACTTTTCAGGTGCTTCAGCAGCCAAACCTGAACTTCACCAAGAACGCTGCTGCTATTCATTTCTCTGATTTGGCAAAATACAATGTCACTCTCAATTCTACCTACGCAGTGACTGCCATTACGGCAGCAAAGCAGTCTGGAGGCACCCCGGCAATTCCTCTGATTTGGGAAAGTGAATACGTGTGTCCTGTCGTAATTGGAGGACAAACTGTTTACCTCGACTTTGACACCGGGTCATCCGATCT CTGGGTCCTCTCGACCTTGACAAACGTTGAGGGCATCGGTCACAAGATCTATGACCCGAAATTTAGCCCTTCCTCCAAGTTACTGCCTGGAGCGACATGGGACATAACGTACGCCGATGGTAGTGGGTCTGGTGGCATCGTCTTCGAAGACCATGTTGTAATCGGAAGCAGCGTTGCTATCGACCAGGCTGTGGAGGTAGCTTTATTTGTCTCACCGCAATTCGCCATCAATCCTTTCAACAGCGGGCTTCTAGGTCTGGCTTTTAGTACTATCAATACTG TTTCTCCGGTCCACCAGTTGACCTACTTTGAGAATATCCTACCAACCCTCAAAGAACCTTTGTTCACAGCAGACCTCCAACATGGGCGTCCAGGAACCTATAACTTTGGCTTTATTGACCCCGCCGCGTTCAAGGGGCCCATAGCATGGACCCCCGTCACGAAGCCGCAGGGATATTATGCTTACTGGCAGCTCGATGTCACTGGCTTCCAAGTCGGCCCTGAGCCGTATCACGAACACATTATCAGTGGAATTGCAG ACACCGGAACCAGCCTTCTGTATCTTCCCCCTCTTGTTGTCCTTGAGTATTACTCCAAGGTAGCCGGCGCCTTCTTCGACTCCAGCAATGCTGCATGGGTATTCCCTTGTACTTCTCCTTTGCCGGACTTTACCTTCGGCGTCGGGGCCTACCGCGGAGTTGTCCCAGGGAGCTACATACTCTTTCAGCCCCTAGGTGACGACCTTTGCTATGGAGGTATCCAGGTTAACACCggccttcctttttccattttcggAGATATCCTGCTTAAAGCACAATTTGTCGTCTTCGACCACGCCGGTCCGCGCCTCGGATTTGCGAACAAGCTGTGA
- a CDS encoding putative mismatched base pair and cruciform DNA recognition protein (unnamed protein product): MSDNGASTLKSYVDSAAGMVQSAVGAVTGNSATKAEGDASQQKAAAEHDASHTTAKLGPFSADPNTGATAKDREQRSTGAWDQTVGSAKESLGNLIGNENLRKQGEDQNLRGKGAEAEGQLKDFGEGAADRLQGGLGKVAAAATGDRSEEAKWTQIHDEGKVKQRGAELDMQKHA; this comes from the exons ATGTCTGACAACGGTGCTTCCACTCTCAAGTCCTACGTCGACTCTGCCGCTGGCATGGTCCAGAGCGCTGTCGGTGCCGTGACTGGCAACTCCGCTACTAAG GCCGAAGGCGATGCCTCCCAGCAAAAGGCCGCCGCCGAACACGATGCCAGCCACACCACCGCCAAGCTAGGCCCCTTCTCTGCCGACCCCAACACTGGCGCGACAGCCAAGGACCGTGAGCAGCGCTCCACCGGCGCCTGGGATCAGACTGTCGGCTCCGCGAAGGAGTCTCTGGGAAACCTCATCGGTAACGAGAACCTGCGCAAGCAGGGCGAAGACCAGAACCTGCGTGGCAAGGGTGCCGAAGCTGAGGGACAGCTGAAGGATTTTGGTGAGGGCGCTGCCGATCGTCTGCAGGGTGGTCTTGGAAAGgtcgctgctgctgctactggTGATCGCAGCGAGGAGGCGAAGTGGACTCAGATTCATGATGAGGGCAAGGTTAAGCAGAGGGGTGCTGAGCTTGATATGCAGAAGCATGCTTAG
- a CDS encoding alkyl hydroperoxide reductase/peroxiredoxin (peroxiredoxin pmp20): protein MALKPGDSFPENVVFQYVPWTEEKGDITACGIPIPYNASKEWADKKVVLFSVPGAFTPTCSVNHVPGYIQNLPQLKEKGVQVVAVVASNDPFVMSAWGKANKVENNDILFLSDPDAKFSDSIGWANNGRTGRYAIVIDHGKVTYAQIETERGVVKVSGAEAVLAHL, encoded by the exons ATGGCCCTTAAACCCGGAGATTCCTTCCCCGAGAACGTCGTCTTCCA GTACGTCCCCTGGACCGAGGAGAAGGGCGACATCACCGCCTGCGGCATCCCCATCCCCTACAACGCCTCCAAAGAATGGGCCGATAAGAAGGTGGTCCTGTTCTCCGTCCCTG GCGCTTTCACCCCCACCTGCTCCGTCAACCACGTTCCCGGATACATCCAGAACCTGCCCCAGCTGAAGGAAAAGGGCGTCCAGGTTGTCGCTGTCGTCGCATCTAATGACCCCTTCGTCATGAGCGCCTGGGGAAAGGCCAATAAGGTGGAAAATAACGATATT CTGTTCCTCTCCGACCCCGACGCCAAGTTCTCGGACAGCATCGGCTGGGCCAACAACGGTCGCACCGGTCGCTATGCCATTGTCATCGATCATGGCAAGGTGACCTATGCTCAGATCGAGACCGAGAGGGGTGTGGTTAAG GTCTCGGGTGCCGAGGCTGTCTTGGCTCACCTGTGA
- a CDS encoding putative NADH-dependent flavin oxidoreductase yields MGSISSTSPSVVKADSTPYFTPANNAGAAVNPDDPNTPTLFKPLRIRDVTLKNRIIVSPMCMYSAESDPTSPFVGALTDYHIAHLGQFALKGAGLVFVEAQAVQPNGRISPHDVGLWQDGADSEQFKGLQRIVQFSHSQGAKVAVQLAHAGRKASVLPPWVAAQAGKHSLRADESVFGWPKDVVGPSGGEENIWDPAEGTYWAPRELSTAEIKEVVQAFAKSAELAVKAGVDVIEIHAAHGYLLNQFLSPATNKRTDEYGGSFENRVRIVREVATAVRAVIPKGMPLFLRISATDWLEGQPVAAESGSWDLESSLRLVEILPEVGIDLVDVSSGGVHKDQKIKLGPGYQVDLAGELRKAIRKAGASTLVGGVGLITEAEQAQSIVQGADEAHQAEAIVTAKADVVLLARQFLREPEWVITTAKKLGVKVTHPHQFWRAL; encoded by the coding sequence ATGGGATCCATCTCTTCCACATCCCCCTCCGTGGTCAAAGCTGACAGCACCCCCTACTTCACCCCCGCCAACAATGCAGGTGCCGCTGTCAACCCCGACGACCCTAACACTCCCACCCTCTTCAAACCCTTGCGCATCCGCGATGTGACCCTTAAGAACCGCATTATCGTGTCCCCCATGTGCATGTACTCCGCCGAATCAGACCCCACCTCCCCCTTCGTCGGCGCCCTGACCGACTACCACATCGCACATCTGGGCCAATTCGCACTCAAAGGCGCCGGCTTGGTCTTCGTCGAGGCACAGGCCGTCCAGCCCAATGGACGTATCTCGCCCCACGACGTCGGTCTCTGGCAAGATGGAGCCGACTCAGAACAATTCAAAGGTCTTCAACGCATCGTACAGTTCTCCCATAGCCAAGGTGCCAAGGTGGCCGTTCAGCTGGCCCACGCCGGTCGGAAAGCTAGTGTCTTACCCCCATGGGTAGCAGCGCAAGCCGGGAAACATAGTCTTCGGGCTGATGAGAGCGTCTTCGGATGGCCGAAGGACGTGGTCGGTCCTAGTGGCGGTGAAGAAAATATCTGGGACCCCGCGGAGGGGACATATTGGGCTCCTCGAGAATTGAGCACAGCGGAGATCAAGGAGGTGGTCCAAGCGTTCGCGAAGAGCGCGGAACTGGCGGTCAAGGCTGGTGTCGATGTCATCGAGATCCATGCGGCACATGGATATCTGTTGAATCAGTTCCTGAGCCCCGCGACCAACAAACGCACCGATGAGTACGGTGGTAGCTTTGAGAACCGTGTTCGCATTGTCCGTGAGGTTGCGACTGCTGTCCGTGCTGTCATTCCGAAAGGTATGCCGTTGTTCCTCCGCATCAGTGCGACCGATTGGCTTGAGGGTCAGCCTGTCGCTGCCGAGTCAGGCAGCTGGGATCTAGAGAGCTCTCTTCGTTTAGTCGAGATCTTGCCAGAAGTGGGCATTGACTTGGTCGATGTTAGCTCAGGTGGTGTTCATAAGGACCAGAAGATTAAACTGGGTCCTGGATACCAGGTGGATTTGGCCGGAGAGCTGAGAAAGGCGATCCGGAAAGCTGGCGCATCGACCCTGGTAGGAGGTGTAGGATTGATCACCGAGGCAGAACAGGCGCAGAGCATCGTTCAAGGTGCCGATGAAGCGCATCAGGCTGAGGCCATCGTGACGGCCAAGGCAGATGTTGTTCTCTTAGCGCGTCAGTTCCTGAGAGAACCTGAATGGGTCATTACCACGGCGAAGAAGTTAGGAGTTAAGGTGACGCATCCACATCAGTTCTGGCGAGCACTTTAG
- a CDS encoding uncharacterized protein (domain of unknown function-domain containing protein), giving the protein MPTIPARRFAMQRLHAGQSIKVIDSSGGQVIDTWAFTIPSTPAFPRYMSMTHTRSTLQKLLPSVNESFLDNRRDPILTIVEDTSPGAHDVLYAACSPERYLQLGGHKDHDNCADNLRSAVQQCTEPSFSHVVGFLESGWMPDPLNLFMKVNINGTKLQCLDPDSKAGDYIVLKAEQECIVIMSACPMDLSACNGGEPSSAAFEVL; this is encoded by the coding sequence ATGCCTACTATTCCTGCCCGTCGGTTTGCGATGCAACGGCTGCACGCTGGCCAGTCGATCAAGGTCATAGACTCCTCTGGAGGTCAGGTTATCGACACCTGGGCCTTTACCATTCCGTCAACGCCCGCCTTCCCGAGATACATGTCAATGACTCATACTCGATCCACCTTGCAGAAACTTCTTCCATCCGTTAACGAATCCTTCCTCGATAACAGACGAGATCCTATTTTGACGATTGTCGAGGACACCTCTCCCGGCGCGCACGACGTTCTCTACGCTGCTTGCTCTCCAGAACGCTACCTGCAACTCGGTGGCCACAAAGACCACGATAACTGCGCCGATAATCTTCGCAGTGCTGTACAGCAATGTACTGAGCCATCATTCAGCCATGTTGTTGGGTTTCTCGAGAGCGGCTGGATGCCCGATCCACTTAATCTATTCATGAAGGTCAATATCAATGGCACCAAGTTGCAATGCTTGGACCCGGATAGCAAGGCGGGGGACTATATTGTATTGAAAGCGGAGCAAGAATGTATCGTAATTATGAGCGCTTGTCCGATGGATTTAAGTGCTTGTAACGGGGGCGAGCCGAGCAGTGCAGCCTTCGAAGTTCTTTGA